One genomic segment of Brevibacillus laterosporus LMG 15441 includes these proteins:
- a CDS encoding DUF421 domain-containing protein, protein MPEFWEIVFRSIVTLFTLLFLTRLMGKRQIAQATFFEYIVGVTIGSIAGFISADVDDRFLNGFVSMIIWALIPFLFSYLSVKSKTVSDIVEGNARVLIKDGKIMEDNLKKENYTGEELLEQLRLKDVFSIADVEYALLEQNGQISVLLKKENQPLTTKDLNIQGAPSREPQTVILDGNVMLEPLATTGLSKRWLHTTLNKMGIPLENVYIGQVDSYGQLNVDLYDDQITVPVPQEKPLTLSTLKKCQADLETFSLETKNNVAKKEYEKGAQSLKKIIEEVKPFLQS, encoded by the coding sequence ATGCCTGAATTCTGGGAGATAGTTTTTAGATCAATCGTTACGCTTTTTACTTTATTGTTCTTAACCCGTTTAATGGGAAAACGCCAAATTGCCCAAGCCACTTTTTTTGAATATATTGTAGGTGTTACGATTGGCTCCATTGCGGGATTCATTTCAGCTGACGTCGATGACAGGTTTTTGAACGGATTCGTTAGCATGATCATTTGGGCCCTTATTCCATTTCTTTTCAGTTATCTATCGGTCAAAAGCAAGACAGTGAGCGATATAGTTGAAGGAAATGCTCGTGTACTGATCAAAGATGGAAAAATTATGGAGGACAATCTCAAGAAAGAGAATTATACAGGTGAGGAATTGTTAGAACAATTGCGCCTAAAAGATGTATTCTCGATTGCAGATGTTGAGTATGCGCTATTAGAGCAGAATGGTCAGATTAGTGTCCTGCTCAAAAAAGAAAATCAACCGCTTACTACCAAAGATCTGAATATCCAAGGAGCTCCAAGCCGAGAGCCTCAGACGGTCATTTTGGATGGGAATGTCATGTTAGAGCCTTTGGCAACCACAGGATTGTCGAAAAGATGGCTCCACACAACTCTCAATAAGATGGGAATACCATTGGAAAACGTTTATATAGGACAAGTAGATAGTTATGGGCAATTGAATGTAGATTTATATGATGACCAAATTACTGTACCAGTCCCTCAGGAAAAACCATTGACATTGTCTACGTTGAAAAAATGCCAAGCAGATTTGGAGACTTTTTCACTTGAAACAAAAAATAACGTGGCCAAAAAAGAATATGAAAAGGGAGCGCAAAGCTTAAAAAAAATAATAGAAGAGGTAAAACCTTTTTTACAGAGCTAA
- a CDS encoding purine-nucleoside phosphorylase, producing the protein MHKWEAIDEANKYIKERINQTPTIGLILGSGLGELAEELADAIVIPYQEIPHFVMSTVDYHAGKLIVGKLEGKTVVAMQGRFHYYEGHSIESVTFPIRVMKMLGVEQLILTNASGGLHIDQQPGDLMLVTDHINLMGINPLIGANDERLGDRFPDMSDTYCKSLAQLARKVATQIGVPLKEGVYVAFTGPSFETPAEVRMARTIGGDAVGMSTVPEVIVAKHAGIKVLTISCICNLAAGILPQPITAEEVYEAAGQAKENFSKLLRGIVENM; encoded by the coding sequence ATGCATAAGTGGGAAGCTATAGATGAAGCTAACAAATACATAAAAGAAAGAATAAATCAAACACCAACCATCGGATTGATTCTAGGATCGGGCTTAGGTGAATTAGCGGAAGAGTTAGCTGATGCCATTGTTATTCCCTATCAAGAAATTCCTCATTTTGTGATGTCGACAGTGGATTATCATGCAGGTAAACTAATTGTTGGCAAGCTTGAAGGGAAGACGGTTGTTGCTATGCAAGGCCGCTTTCATTATTATGAGGGTCACAGTATCGAATCGGTAACATTTCCAATTCGAGTAATGAAAATGCTGGGGGTTGAGCAACTTATTTTAACTAACGCCAGTGGAGGCTTACATATCGACCAGCAGCCAGGGGATTTAATGCTCGTGACGGATCACATTAACTTAATGGGGATAAATCCGTTGATCGGGGCTAATGATGAGAGGCTGGGAGATCGCTTTCCTGATATGAGTGACACCTATTGTAAATCCTTAGCTCAGTTGGCAAGGAAGGTAGCAACACAGATAGGTGTACCTTTAAAAGAGGGTGTCTATGTGGCTTTTACAGGGCCTTCCTTTGAAACGCCAGCTGAAGTCAGAATGGCACGGACAATAGGGGGAGATGCAGTAGGTATGTCAACAGTACCAGAGGTGATTGTAGCCAAGCATGCTGGTATTAAAGTGCTGACTATCTCATGCATTTGCAATTTAGCGGCTGGTATTCTGCCTCAACCTATTACGGCTGAAGAGGTTTATGAGGCAGCAGGACAAGCAAAAGAGAATTTTTCTAAGCTTCTACGAGGCATCGTGGAGAATATGTAA
- the spoVAC gene encoding stage V sporulation protein AC, which produces MATKNSKLTATQIEYQAFAKALEPPRPVLKNTIRAFWVGGLICLLGQFIQTFFIHFFHFDEKSAGNPTSAVLIAISVLLTGFGVYDKIAQFGGAGTAVPVTGFANSIASAAIEHKSEGYVLGVGGNMFKLAGSVIVFGVVAAFFIALIKWFFTFAVGGS; this is translated from the coding sequence ATGGCTACAAAAAACAGTAAATTAACCGCAACTCAAATCGAATATCAAGCCTTTGCAAAAGCGTTAGAACCTCCACGACCTGTGCTTAAAAATACCATTCGGGCTTTTTGGGTTGGTGGTTTGATTTGTTTACTTGGACAATTTATTCAAACCTTTTTCATTCACTTTTTTCACTTTGATGAAAAAAGCGCTGGAAACCCAACCTCTGCTGTCCTAATCGCCATTTCTGTTCTCCTAACTGGTTTTGGCGTTTACGACAAGATTGCACAATTTGGAGGTGCGGGAACCGCTGTGCCTGTTACCGGTTTTGCCAATTCGATTGCTTCAGCAGCTATTGAACACAAAAGTGAAGGATATGTACTTGGTGTGGGCGGCAACATGTTTAAATTAGCAGGCTCTGTTATCGTTTTTGGTGTAGTTGCCGCATTTTTCATCGCGTTAATAAAATGGTTTTTTACTTTTGCGGTAGGAGGATCTTGA
- the mtnA gene encoding S-methyl-5-thioribose-1-phosphate isomerase: MATFIQSVRFEDNTLFILDQTKLPTLKEFLEIDNIKDAWDAIKELKVRGAPAIGIAAAYGLLLGIHDAPEDSFEAFYDAFTKHKDYLASSRPTAVNLFWALNRMEQRALADQNLPVAEIKQRLVTEAHAIRDEDEETCRMIGEHALTLFEDGMGVLTHCNAGGIATARYGTALAPIYLAKEKGWDIRVFADETRPLLQGARLTAWELQEAGIDVTLITDSMAAMVMSKGWVQAVIVGCDRVAANGDVANKIGTYGVALLAKAHGIPFYVAAPMSTIDLDTATGEQIPIEEREAGEIIEGFGKQTAPNDVKVFNPAFDVTPHDLITAIITEKGILRAPYDNALTELFQVTAKSN; encoded by the coding sequence ATGGCGACGTTTATTCAATCGGTCCGTTTTGAAGACAATACTTTATTTATTTTAGATCAGACGAAACTTCCAACTTTGAAAGAATTTTTAGAAATAGACAACATAAAGGATGCCTGGGATGCCATTAAGGAGCTAAAGGTAAGAGGAGCTCCTGCGATTGGAATTGCTGCCGCTTATGGACTATTGTTGGGAATTCATGATGCACCTGAGGACTCCTTTGAAGCCTTCTACGATGCATTCACAAAGCATAAAGACTACCTCGCGTCGTCACGACCTACAGCAGTTAACCTATTTTGGGCATTAAACCGTATGGAGCAACGAGCTTTGGCTGACCAGAACCTACCAGTGGCTGAAATTAAACAGCGTCTTGTTACAGAAGCGCATGCGATTCGTGATGAGGACGAAGAAACATGCCGAATGATTGGTGAACATGCATTGACGTTGTTTGAGGATGGCATGGGTGTGTTAACGCATTGTAATGCTGGTGGAATTGCTACGGCACGTTATGGCACAGCGCTTGCACCTATTTATTTAGCAAAAGAAAAAGGCTGGGATATCAGGGTATTTGCCGATGAGACTCGTCCTTTGCTGCAAGGAGCTCGTCTGACAGCATGGGAATTACAGGAAGCAGGTATTGATGTTACGTTAATTACGGATAGCATGGCTGCAATGGTGATGTCTAAAGGCTGGGTACAGGCAGTTATCGTAGGATGCGATCGGGTTGCGGCTAATGGTGATGTAGCGAACAAAATTGGAACGTATGGTGTAGCACTACTGGCAAAGGCTCATGGTATTCCATTTTATGTAGCAGCCCCAATGTCTACAATTGATCTGGATACCGCTACAGGGGAACAGATTCCGATTGAGGAGCGAGAAGCTGGTGAAATTATTGAAGGATTTGGCAAGCAAACGGCACCCAATGATGTCAAAGTCTTTAATCCTGCCTTTGATGTAACTCCACACGATTTAATAACAGCAATCATTACGGAGAAGGGTATTTTACGAGCTCCTTACGACAATGCATTGACAGAGTTGTTCCAGGTCACTGCAAAAAGCAACTAG
- a CDS encoding polysaccharide deacetylase family protein: MLRKISDRFFLLFVIVLLAIQAFSDTPQATQAKSLLDEQKLFNEQPTSYEVTIRQKNRDYYEKRGEAIWDLPTEKKAIALTFDDGPNETYTPQILELLQKYGVKSTFFTVGNRIKKNPKLAKQMVQQNHELANHTFTHPDLRRLSKQRLKIELESAQSIIQTTTGVVPTLFRPPGGSYNEKIVAAAKEMGYLVVMWSWHQDTKDWTNPGVQKIVNKVLKNVRNGDIILFHDHGGDRQQTVDALKIILPELKKRGFEMITVSELISIRNQYPVKANLPSLVPNRGHK; this comes from the coding sequence ATGCTACGTAAAATCAGCGATAGATTCTTCCTGCTCTTTGTCATAGTCCTACTAGCTATACAAGCTTTCTCTGATACTCCCCAAGCAACACAAGCAAAATCGCTTCTTGATGAGCAAAAGCTATTCAACGAGCAGCCCACCTCTTATGAAGTAACGATTCGGCAAAAAAACCGCGATTATTATGAAAAACGGGGAGAAGCTATTTGGGACTTGCCTACAGAAAAAAAAGCCATTGCTCTAACCTTTGATGATGGACCAAACGAAACCTACACCCCTCAAATCTTAGAGCTACTACAGAAATATGGAGTTAAATCCACTTTTTTTACAGTCGGTAACCGCATTAAAAAAAATCCCAAGCTAGCTAAGCAGATGGTACAGCAAAATCACGAGCTGGCAAACCATACCTTTACGCATCCCGATTTGAGACGTCTTTCAAAGCAACGACTAAAAATCGAATTGGAGTCTGCTCAATCCATTATTCAAACAACAACAGGGGTAGTACCTACTCTATTTCGTCCACCTGGTGGTAGTTATAACGAAAAGATTGTGGCTGCCGCAAAAGAGATGGGTTACTTGGTTGTCATGTGGTCCTGGCATCAGGATACTAAGGATTGGACGAATCCAGGGGTACAAAAGATTGTCAACAAGGTGCTGAAAAATGTACGAAATGGCGATATCATCTTATTTCATGACCATGGCGGAGATCGTCAGCAAACGGTAGATGCCTTGAAAATCATTTTGCCAGAGCTTAAAAAACGCGGCTTTGAAATGATTACGGTATCAGAGTTGATTTCCATACGGAATCAGTACCCTGTGAAAGCAAATTTACCTTCCCTTGTCCCCAATAGAGGCCATAAATAG
- a CDS encoding ABC transporter ATP-binding protein produces MPTKLDVDKHVELKQVGYEIQGTCILQDIDLHVQKGEFVGLLGPNGSGKSTLLKQVYRTLLPTTGSIYLLERELGQYQQKQLAKELSAVVQETQIQFDFSVYELVLMGRSPHKSMWEQENKHDLALVEQALAQVGLQNMGDRSYLSLSGGEKQRVLLARAIVQETDLLLLDEPTNHLDIHHQLGMLKLLKQQQKSVLAALHDLNLAAMFCDRLYMLEKGVIVCSGTPQEVLRPEILERVYKIQTEVTVHPVTGRVNIHYMIPDQVIC; encoded by the coding sequence GTGCCCACAAAATTGGACGTAGACAAGCATGTTGAGTTAAAACAAGTTGGATATGAGATCCAAGGGACATGTATCTTGCAGGATATAGATTTACACGTACAAAAAGGAGAATTCGTGGGCTTGCTTGGCCCGAATGGTAGTGGTAAATCTACTCTCCTTAAGCAGGTATATCGGACTCTATTACCCACTACAGGCAGTATCTATTTACTGGAAAGAGAGCTTGGTCAATACCAACAGAAGCAATTAGCAAAAGAATTAAGTGCAGTGGTTCAAGAAACGCAGATTCAATTTGATTTTAGTGTATATGAGCTTGTACTGATGGGACGTTCTCCACACAAGAGTATGTGGGAGCAGGAGAATAAGCATGATCTAGCGTTAGTAGAGCAAGCTCTAGCTCAAGTTGGCCTACAGAACATGGGTGATCGGAGTTATCTGAGTTTATCTGGGGGAGAAAAGCAGCGCGTCTTATTAGCAAGAGCAATTGTACAAGAGACCGATCTGTTACTGCTGGATGAACCGACTAATCATTTGGACATCCATCATCAATTAGGGATGCTCAAATTACTGAAACAACAGCAGAAAAGCGTACTGGCCGCCTTACATGATTTAAATTTGGCCGCTATGTTCTGTGATCGTCTTTATATGCTAGAAAAAGGAGTTATCGTTTGCTCTGGAACTCCACAGGAAGTTCTTCGGCCTGAAATTTTAGAACGAGTGTACAAGATTCAAACAGAAGTAACCGTTCATCCAGTTACAGGAAGAGTGAACATTCATTATATGATCCCAGATCAGGTTATCTGTTGA
- a CDS encoding class II aldolase/adducin family protein: MTEPAYKQMKDEAKIKQDICEIGRKVYEKGFGAANDGNISVRLSANEIWITPTGVSKGALQPDMLVKVNLQGEVLEGELQPTSEMKMHLKVYEMRPDIGGIVHVHPPYATAFAIAGIPLDFATLPESVVLLGTIPLAKYATPSTHALPESIVPHIMNHQGVLLENHGALTWGKDLQTAYYLMESLEFTAKINWIAKQMNGARELSVERVQELVALREKMGLMGETPPGVICPPGVDVCSVNKQAISMKEPQPLTVKLDEQQMEELVSMVTKAVISQLQHSKLE; this comes from the coding sequence ATGACCGAACCAGCGTACAAACAGATGAAAGATGAAGCTAAAATCAAACAGGATATCTGTGAGATTGGGCGTAAAGTATATGAAAAAGGCTTTGGTGCGGCTAACGATGGAAATATTTCGGTTCGTCTTTCTGCCAACGAGATCTGGATCACGCCAACCGGCGTAAGTAAAGGAGCTTTGCAGCCAGATATGCTGGTCAAAGTAAACCTCCAAGGGGAAGTATTAGAAGGAGAGCTTCAACCAACCTCTGAGATGAAAATGCACTTGAAAGTATACGAAATGCGTCCAGACATTGGCGGGATCGTTCATGTTCACCCTCCGTATGCTACAGCTTTTGCGATAGCAGGCATTCCCTTAGATTTTGCAACCCTGCCAGAATCGGTAGTGCTGCTTGGAACCATACCTTTAGCGAAATATGCGACTCCATCCACCCATGCTCTTCCGGAGTCCATTGTACCTCATATCATGAACCATCAGGGGGTTTTGCTAGAAAACCACGGGGCACTTACATGGGGAAAAGACCTGCAAACAGCCTACTATTTGATGGAATCGCTCGAATTTACTGCAAAAATTAATTGGATTGCAAAACAAATGAACGGAGCACGGGAGTTGTCAGTAGAACGGGTACAAGAGCTAGTAGCGTTACGAGAAAAAATGGGCTTAATGGGGGAGACACCACCAGGAGTCATTTGTCCACCAGGAGTCGATGTATGCTCTGTAAATAAACAAGCTATCTCTATGAAGGAGCCACAACCACTGACAGTCAAATTAGATGAACAACAAATGGAGGAGCTTGTTAGCATGGTAACCAAGGCGGTTATTTCCCAGCTACAGCATTCAAAACTGGAATAG
- a CDS encoding NupC/NupG family nucleoside CNT transporter, with translation MDFLRGLLGVIAVLFIAFLFCNNKKGIRWRPIVGGLAIQFLFAFIVLKWEAGRAVLSKFTDVMNHIIGYANEGIKFLFGGLYTPDSKITFVVAFNVVPMVIFFAALIAVLYYVGVMQLFIKYIGGGISKILGTSKAESMSAAANIFVGQTEAPLVIRPFLSQLTRSELFAVLTGGLASIAGTVLASYSLLGIPMEYLLAASFMAAPAGLVIAKLFFPETENIKDREIKLEKNESANIFDAAARGAGDGLFLALNVGAMLLAFVALVAMVNGLLGYIGGLFGLEITLQGIFGYLFSPLAFAVGVPWSEAVQAGSYIGQKIVLNEFVAYIDMAKNMANLTPKTVAILSFALCGFANFGSMAMLIGGLGTLVPERRSEIAQVGMKVIFAGTLASLLNGAIAGMFL, from the coding sequence ATGGATTTTCTTCGAGGCCTCCTTGGGGTAATTGCAGTTCTATTTATTGCATTCTTGTTTTGTAACAATAAGAAAGGGATTAGATGGCGTCCGATTGTTGGAGGATTAGCTATCCAGTTTCTGTTTGCATTCATTGTGTTAAAGTGGGAGGCAGGTCGAGCTGTACTAAGTAAGTTCACTGACGTAATGAACCATATTATTGGTTATGCGAATGAAGGGATCAAATTCCTTTTTGGCGGGCTGTACACTCCTGATTCTAAAATTACGTTTGTCGTAGCATTTAATGTTGTGCCAATGGTTATTTTTTTCGCAGCTCTGATTGCTGTTTTGTATTATGTAGGCGTTATGCAGCTATTTATCAAATACATTGGTGGCGGTATTTCTAAAATATTAGGTACGAGTAAGGCTGAGTCAATGTCAGCAGCAGCGAATATTTTTGTAGGTCAAACGGAAGCACCTTTAGTTATTCGTCCCTTTTTAAGCCAACTGACACGCTCAGAGCTGTTTGCTGTGCTAACAGGGGGACTTGCTTCTATAGCGGGAACAGTGCTTGCTTCCTACTCTTTACTAGGTATCCCGATGGAATATTTGCTTGCAGCGAGCTTTATGGCTGCTCCTGCTGGATTAGTTATAGCTAAGCTATTCTTCCCGGAGACGGAAAATATAAAAGACCGGGAAATAAAACTGGAAAAAAATGAATCAGCGAATATATTTGATGCAGCAGCACGCGGTGCAGGAGATGGCCTGTTTTTGGCGTTGAATGTAGGAGCCATGCTGTTGGCATTTGTAGCCTTGGTTGCTATGGTGAATGGCTTGCTTGGCTATATTGGAGGACTGTTTGGTCTGGAGATAACCTTGCAGGGGATTTTTGGTTATCTGTTCTCTCCTTTGGCTTTTGCAGTTGGAGTACCATGGAGTGAGGCTGTTCAAGCAGGTTCTTATATTGGCCAAAAAATCGTATTAAACGAATTTGTTGCTTATATTGATATGGCTAAGAACATGGCAAATTTGACACCGAAAACAGTAGCAATCCTAAGCTTCGCGCTTTGTGGATTTGCTAACTTTGGCTCTATGGCAATGCTGATTGGTGGCCTTGGTACACTTGTACCTGAGCGTCGAAGTGAAATAGCTCAGGTTGGCATGAAGGTTATCTTTGCCGGTACATTGGCTTCCTTGTTAAATGGTGCGATTGCTGGGATGTTCTTGTAA
- a CDS encoding FecCD family ABC transporter permease: MQQTATTAPRSVNSIGTQYTKNWIAKLMGSGVVLFLSLTVAIMLGPVQIDPVTVWKVIGSHVPFVQQWVGTDVSNAQMHIVWDIRLPRVLLSAVVGAGLSIVGIAIQALIRNPLADPYILGVSSGASVGATAVLLFGSLGVFGSYALSLAAFLGALASVILVFLLSLVGGRVQLIRLLLAGIAVSIMLSALTSFFIMLAPRAESLSSVLYWMMGSFTRAKWESLVLPTIAVLSFFIFLWVNARNLNLLILGEETSTLLGLHPENMRKILLITISLVTGLLVAVSGSIGFVGLMLPHIFRLWVGSDHRRLIPLCACGGAIFMIWADVLARLIIAPEELPIGIVTALCGGPFFIWMLRRRAYTFGGS, from the coding sequence ATGCAACAAACCGCCACGACAGCCCCAAGGTCAGTAAACAGCATCGGTACGCAATATACAAAAAATTGGATAGCGAAATTGATGGGAAGCGGCGTGGTATTATTTTTATCGCTGACGGTTGCAATCATGCTGGGACCAGTACAAATAGACCCAGTTACCGTTTGGAAGGTCATAGGCTCACATGTTCCTTTTGTTCAACAATGGGTAGGGACAGACGTGTCTAACGCGCAAATGCATATTGTTTGGGATATTCGACTGCCACGTGTTTTATTATCTGCGGTTGTAGGTGCCGGGCTGTCTATTGTTGGGATAGCCATTCAGGCATTGATTCGTAATCCTTTAGCTGATCCATATATCTTAGGCGTATCATCAGGGGCATCGGTGGGAGCAACAGCAGTGCTGTTATTTGGTAGTTTGGGAGTATTTGGTTCGTATGCGCTTTCTTTAGCGGCCTTTTTAGGTGCTTTGGCTTCCGTTATATTGGTGTTTCTGTTGTCTTTGGTAGGCGGAAGGGTGCAGCTAATACGTCTGTTGTTAGCTGGAATAGCTGTGTCTATTATGTTGTCAGCGCTTACTAGTTTTTTTATTATGCTGGCACCAAGAGCGGAAAGCCTTTCAAGTGTGCTGTACTGGATGATGGGAAGCTTTACTCGTGCCAAGTGGGAGTCACTTGTATTGCCAACGATTGCAGTACTTTCGTTCTTTATATTTTTATGGGTAAATGCACGCAATCTAAATTTGTTGATCCTAGGGGAAGAAACCTCTACGCTACTTGGTCTACATCCAGAAAATATGCGTAAGATTCTACTGATTACGATTTCTCTCGTTACAGGCTTACTGGTTGCTGTAAGCGGTAGCATTGGCTTTGTTGGTTTAATGTTACCCCATATTTTTCGCTTGTGGGTGGGTTCTGATCATAGGCGACTAATCCCTCTTTGTGCCTGTGGTGGAGCGATTTTTATGATCTGGGCGGATGTATTAGCTAGACTAATCATTGCCCCTGAAGAATTGCCGATAGGAATAGTCACAGCGCTTTGCGGCGGTCCATTTTTTATCTGGATGCTACGTCGTCGGGCGTATACGTTTGGAGGAAGCTAA
- a CDS encoding ABC transporter substrate-binding protein: protein MNKHTMQSSTTKKQGLLYKGQKMMLTIFAGLSLLVSGCGNGTTPQAASTNSQPVAEKIQIKNGEHTLTFEQAPKRVVSMNQHVTEMLLALGVEDVMVGTAYPDDEVLPEYKAKYDQIKLLSKQYPSLEVFLSVEPDFVIGRSSAFTAKGIGSVEELQKMGIPAYTITGTISKHPTVDEVYEDLMQLGKILHVEDRAKDIVAKMKTDIQSIQQKIGNIEKPVKVLVFDSVNSGLYTTGNSLETRLIEMAGGQNVFGDLEKSWSEVSWEEAIKRAPDVIVINDYDKPSAEEKIKYLLENKALSDIPAIKNKRFVSLPLSDVFEGVRNVRAVEILAKGFYPEKF from the coding sequence ATGAACAAACATACTATGCAAAGCTCCACTACCAAGAAGCAAGGCCTTTTGTATAAAGGTCAAAAGATGATGCTTACAATCTTTGCCGGTCTTTCATTACTAGTAAGTGGCTGTGGAAATGGGACGACTCCTCAGGCAGCTTCTACTAATTCACAGCCAGTAGCTGAGAAGATTCAAATTAAAAATGGAGAGCATACGTTAACCTTTGAACAAGCACCGAAGCGAGTAGTGAGTATGAATCAGCATGTGACCGAAATGCTACTAGCATTAGGTGTTGAAGACGTAATGGTCGGTACAGCTTATCCTGACGACGAAGTCTTGCCCGAATATAAGGCAAAATATGATCAAATCAAGCTTTTGTCTAAGCAATATCCTTCCTTAGAAGTCTTTCTAAGTGTAGAGCCGGACTTCGTTATTGGCAGAAGCTCTGCATTTACAGCAAAAGGAATTGGCAGTGTAGAGGAGCTGCAAAAAATGGGTATCCCAGCTTATACCATTACAGGAACGATATCTAAACACCCTACAGTCGACGAGGTTTATGAGGATTTGATGCAATTAGGCAAGATTCTGCATGTAGAGGATCGTGCTAAGGATATTGTTGCTAAAATGAAAACGGATATTCAGTCCATTCAACAAAAGATAGGAAATATAGAAAAACCAGTCAAAGTATTGGTCTTTGATAGTGTTAATTCAGGTTTGTATACAACAGGAAATTCCTTAGAAACGCGTTTAATCGAAATGGCTGGCGGACAAAACGTTTTTGGTGATTTAGAAAAATCATGGAGTGAAGTGAGCTGGGAAGAAGCCATAAAACGAGCTCCCGATGTAATTGTAATTAATGATTATGATAAACCAAGTGCAGAAGAGAAGATCAAATATTTACTAGAAAACAAAGCACTTTCCGATATCCCTGCTATTAAGAATAAGCGATTTGTTAGCTTGCCACTTTCCGATGTATTTGAAGGTGTTCGAAATGTACGAGCGGTAGAAATACTTGCAAAAGGATTTTATCCAGAGAAGTTCTAA
- a CDS encoding DeoR/GlpR family DNA-binding transcription regulator, whose product MLAIERRKKIMSMLFEQGNVMVTELSKQFSVSEETIRRDLDKLEKEGILVRTYGGAILEDGLRSDFPLWVRESYYVEVKEKLGEKCAQLIKSGDTIMLDSSTTSLYIAKKIKNKQNLTVITNSFKVELELSDAEHVKLISTGGTLQRRSLSYVSHSATRALSHYFADASFVSCTGLHLQRGATDSNEFEAEIRKLMLKNSEQKILVLDHTKIDKAGFTFITDFQGITKVITDQPLSVEWRQLLSRYNIEIDDEDIDTAFEETPTSS is encoded by the coding sequence ATGTTAGCAATCGAACGTCGCAAAAAAATCATGAGCATGCTATTTGAACAAGGAAATGTCATGGTAACAGAGCTTAGTAAACAATTCTCTGTTTCTGAAGAGACTATACGTCGTGATTTAGACAAATTAGAGAAGGAAGGTATTTTAGTCCGTACATATGGAGGAGCTATTTTAGAAGATGGACTACGCTCTGATTTCCCACTTTGGGTACGTGAAAGCTATTATGTCGAGGTAAAGGAAAAACTAGGAGAAAAATGCGCTCAGCTCATAAAAAGCGGCGATACAATCATGCTTGATTCCAGCACTACTTCATTATATATTGCCAAAAAAATAAAAAATAAACAGAATCTTACGGTTATCACCAATTCATTTAAGGTCGAGCTAGAGCTATCGGATGCTGAACACGTAAAACTAATTTCAACGGGTGGCACTCTACAACGCCGTTCCCTTTCGTATGTTAGCCACTCAGCAACTAGAGCCCTTTCTCATTATTTTGCCGATGCATCCTTCGTTTCCTGTACCGGCCTTCATCTTCAACGAGGCGCTACAGATTCTAACGAATTTGAAGCGGAAATTAGAAAACTGATGTTAAAAAACTCAGAGCAAAAAATCCTAGTGCTCGATCATACTAAAATTGATAAAGCCGGCTTTACTTTTATTACTGACTTTCAAGGCATTACAAAAGTGATCACAGACCAGCCCTTATCTGTAGAATGGCGACAGCTTTTAAGCAGATATAATATCGAAATTGACGATGAGGATATTGATACCGCTTTCGAGGAAACTCCTACCTCTTCCTAA